In Drosophila bipectinata strain 14024-0381.07 chromosome 2R, DbipHiC1v2, whole genome shotgun sequence, one genomic interval encodes:
- the LOC108122457 gene encoding microfibril-associated glycoprotein 4-like has product MKQSSLSIALVAFFLCVCRGTSEIETPLQLQESFNCAVDLVSIVDKLLADLESRREELQKIKDSVDTADDKSYPTSCLQKYINHNTTLLVKVPGHAPFPVLCDCELVGLGWTVIQRRRDGLVSFYRDWNDYKSGFGSLGGDFFIGLEKLNWLTKSQPFELYIHMENFKGVKKFAKYDEFTIGDESEDFALKVLGSYSGTAGDSLTYHKGQKFSTFDRDNDSQKDENCAQYHIGAWWYDGCLQSNLNGQYLDFASPITTIPTDNTRYLKWNTFERQPLKFVQMMIRPKFGCF; this is encoded by the exons atgaaacaatcaAGTCTCTCAATAGCCCTCGTGGCATTCTTCCTCTGTGTATGTAGGGGGACATCAGAGATCGAAACACCCCTGCAGCTTCAAGAA TCATTTAATTGTGCAGTGGATTTGGTTTCAATAGTTGATAAACTATTGGCTGA CTTGGAGAGTCGTCGGGAGGAGCTTCAGAAGATAAAGGATAGTGTTGACACAGCCGATGATAAGTCCTACCCCACATCCTgccttcaaaaatatataaaccaCAATACGACGCTTTTGGTGAAAGTCCCGGGACATGCTCCGTTTCCAGTTCTCTGTGACTGCGAGCTGGTCGGTCTTGGCTGGACGGTGATTCAGAGACGTCGGGATGGATTGGTCAGTTTCTACCGGGATTGGAATGATTACAAGTCTGGATTTGGAAGCCTGGGCGGCGACTTCTTTATTGGCCTGGAGAAGCTTAACTGGCTAACAAAATCGCAGCCGTTTGAGTTGTACATTCATATGGAAAACTTCAAGGGTGTGAAGAAGTTTGCCAAATACGACGAGTTCACGATAGGCGATGAGTCCGAAGACTTCGCCCTAAAGGTCCTGGGAAGTTACTCAGGCACCGCTGGCGACTCGCTGACCTACCACAAAGGACAAAAGTTCTCAACCTTTGACCGCGACAATGATAGCCAGAAAGATGAAAATTGTGCTCAATACCACATTGGCGCTTGGTGGTATGATGGTTGCTTACAGAg TAATCTAAATGGACAATATCTAGACTTTGCGAGTCCGATAACCACTATTCCAACGGACAATACCCGGTACCTTAAATGGAATACATTTGAGAGGCAGCCCCTAAAATTCGTTCAGATGATGATTCGCCCCAAATTCGGTTGCTTTTAA
- the LOC108122456 gene encoding microfibril-associated glycoprotein 4-like: protein MKSSSLSIALVAFFLCVCRGTSEIDSSLQLQESFNSAVDLVSSVDKLLADLESRREELQKIKDSVDTADDKSYPTSCLQKYINHNTTLLVKVPGHAPFPVLCDCELVGLGWTVIQRRRDGLVSFYRDWNDYKSGFGSLGGDFFIGLEKLNWLTKSQPFELYIHMENFKGEKKFAKYDEFTIGDESEDFALKVLGSYSGNAGDSLTYHKGKKFSTFDRDNDNQIYQNCAQYHIGAWWYDDCLNSNLNGQYLDYASPITTIPTDDTRYLKWNSFERQPLKFVQMMIRPKFGCF, encoded by the exons ATGAAATCCTCAAGTCTCTCAATAGCCCTCGTGGCATTCTTCCTCTGTGTATGTAGGGGGACATCAGAGATCGATTCATCCCTGCAGCTTCAAGAG TCATTTAATAGTGCAGTGGATCTGGTTTCAAGTGTTGATAAACTATTGGCTGA CTTGGAGAGTCGTCGGGAGGAGCTTCAGAAGATAAAAGATAGTGTTGACACAGCCGATGATAAGTCCTACCCCACATCCTgccttcaaaaatatataaaccaCAATACGACGCTTTTGGTGAAAGTCCCGGGACATGCTCCGTTTCCAGTTCTCTGTGACTGCGAGCTGGTCGGTCTTGGCTGGACGGTGATTCAGAGACGTCGGGATGGATTGGTCAGTTTCTACCGGGATTGGAATGATTACAAGTCTGGATTTGGAAGCCTGGGCGGGGACTTCTTTATTGGCCTGGAGAAGCTTAACTGGCTAACAAAATCGCAGCCGTTTGAGTTGTACATTCATATGGAAAACTTCAAGGGTGAGAAGAAGTTTGCCAAATACGACGAGTTCACGATAGGCGATGAGTCCGAAGACTTCGCCCTAAAGGTCCTGGGAAGTTACTCAGGCAACGCTGGCGACTCGCTGACCTACCACAAAGGAAAAAAGTTCTCAACTTTTGACCGCGACAATGATAACCAGATTTATCAGAATTGTGCTCAATACCACATTGGCGCTTGGTGGTATGATGATTGCTTAAACAg TAATCTAAATGGACAATATCTTGACTATGCGAGTCCGATAACCACTATTCCAACAGACGATACCCGGTACCTTAAATGGAATTCATTCGAGAGGCAGCCCCTAAAATTCGTTCAGATGATGATTCGCCCCAAATTCGGttgcttttaa
- the LOC108122520 gene encoding TWiK family of potassium channels protein 18 isoform X3, whose amino-acid sequence MSQNQSPTSGPAPTPITPPPSRRANRPPRINIHNLNSGSAMSQASMPPSAQPPYTSQTNYTGNGTQGPYWPPVANPFGYDNFMTKGYEGFLDLTKTGMSFGEKFTYGLYNKFSKLSRRWFTHMFLIIVLGLYNVAGALIFKAIEYRKEAAEIAQLHNDRIAFFNKILNLAKDPALNSTLFPGQMVDIMNDYSPVIDSVMRNGLVDKQNPWTFFNAMVYSSTIYTTIGYGHITPKTPLGRSLTIIYAIIGIPVFLIVLADLGKLFTRSVKFLWAYVRRLYYTRSCRRIRKQQQIRDAMTGINTVYDFAIRRPSKYFGNSGEDNEENNAEADAEAGRSLATSHPETPTSPYPETFEVDDEFNLPISVATLLLVSYMLLGTFCYRILEDWPLLDSFYYMFISMSTIGFGDLVPTNPIYMMVSMIYLIFGLALTSMFINVVQIKLSDHFKHASAKVGATIGMNMASEFGDETGSQAKTPSELASVHGSRLDRIEEDGQEGNGGAASPPPPPPTSILRAPRPLSPVSNASADNVSPPPLLPRRQVSVEPQPQDAVENKKKKKHRFF is encoded by the exons ATGTCGCAGAATCAAAGTCCAACCTCCGGGCCCGCGCCCACCCCCATCACACCGCCGCCCTCGCGAAGAGCAAACCGACCGCCGCGGATCAACATCCACAACCTGAACAGTGGCTCCGCCATGAGCCAGGCATCCATGCCGCCCAGCGCCCAGCCGCCCTACACATCACAGACCAACTACACGGGCAACGGAACCCAGGGGCCCTACTGGCCACCAGTGGCCAATCCCTTTGGCTACGACAACTTCATGACCAAGGGCTACGAGGGCTTCCTCGATCTCACCAAGACAGGCATGAGTTTCGGCGAGAAGTTCACCTACGGCTTGTACAATAAGTTCAGTAAATTGTCGCGCCGCTGGTTCACTCACATGTTCCTTATCATAGTGCTGGGTCTCTACAACGTTGCCGGAGCCCTCATCTTCAAGGCCATCGAAT ATCGGAAGGAAGCTGCTGAAATAGCACAACTTCACAACGACCGAATAgccttttttaataaaatattaaatttggcCAAGGATCCAGCG TTGAATTCTACCCTCTTTCCTGGACAAATGGTAGATATTATGAACGACTATTCTCCTGTGATAGACTCGGTGATGCGAAATGGCCTGGTCGACaaacagaatccatggaccttCTTCAACGCCATGGTTTATAGCTCCACCATCTACACAACCATAG GTTACGGCCACATCACTCCAAAGACGCCCCTGGGCCGATCCCTTACCATCATCTATGCCATCATTGGGATCCCCGTCTTCCTGATTGTCCTCGCCGATTTGGGAAAGCTCTTCACACGCAGCGTCAAGTTCCTGTGGGCCTATGTCCGTCGACTCTATTACACGCGCTCCTGCCGTCGGATCCGGAAGCAACAGCAAATCCGAGATGCGATGACAGGCATCAATACGGTCTACGACTTCGCCATCCGACGTCCCAGCAAGTACTTTGGCAACTCCGGCGAGGATAACGAGGAGAATAACGCAGAGGCGGATGCCGAGGCAGGACGATCCCTGGCCACTTCCCATCCGGAGACACCCACATCACCGTACCCGGAAACTTTCGAGGTGGACGACGAGTTCAACCTGCCCATATCAGTGGCGACCCTGCTGCTCGTCTCATACATGCTGCTGGGCACCTTCTGCTACAGAATTCTGGAGGATTGGCCGCTCTTGGACTCCTTCTATTACATGTTCATCTCGATGTCCACCATCGGCTTCGGCGACTTGGTGCCCACCAACCCGATATACATGATGGTCAGCATGATCTACCTGATCTTTGGCCTGGCCCTGACCTCCATGTTCATCAATGTGGTGCAGATTAAGTTGAGCGACCATTTCAAGCACGCCAGCGCTAAGGTGGGCGCCACCATCGGCATGAACATGGCCAGCGAGTTTGGCGATGAGACCGGCTCCCAGGCGAAGACGCCCTCGGAGCTGGCATCAGTACATGGCTCACGACTAGATCGGATCGAGGAGGATGGTCAGGAGGGAAATGGCGGAGCAGCCAGTCCCCCGCCACCACCTCCCACCTCAATCCTGCGGGCACCGCGTCCGCTGTCTCCGGTCTCCAATGCTTCCGCAGACAATGTCAGTCCACCACCCCTGCTGCCACGTCGTCAGGTGTCCGTGGAGCCTCAGCCGCAGGACGCGGTAGAGaacaagaaaaagaagaagcaCCGATTTTTCTAG
- the LOC108122520 gene encoding uncharacterized protein isoform X1, translating into MSASTKIDRESSTHARLDKEMEQPQRQRRRLGRSHREATPVQPPEPDPYPPDPSPQMVRMQIRPPGSLSAHESKILRRRDKTFASASARSQSQPREAEKLSSPDAHQLIKHRSLSSPRHKEESSESELTTGSSSQQRAVAGLGQKHDTLTRLEQNLQRFEDERRRFEADKRIFEREKREHKLRNRQQLDNEERKRLLQSYRKLSDRIQLPQDEEERRRLIHSLRLQRHEAPKGRVRNRSSGYEESSTQFSSSDAETAEEVHRRTRVQKTPQGYVAAPIRGAPPPPPSAVPKPPERRSVSRNNSLSPVRPQRRSKTPEQREEIIRKLEYVEVGESRDEVVKPRATEAEQQSDLMRKYMEAAERAAKAEAALAAQSLAVEGVRRSNSLRLAEKEEKPSKSEAKRSSSLERPLRANRSASLERNAPKEEVIPTPEEHEDPEPELETEEKEDIPSAPEDYSPEAKTKPTFLERLKGLFRRKKKIPKEEVIVDVTTKPLPEKLVSRAFLYHLRLEARHEWRRLKLDYPQRVEEMRLIRNKCVSHCICLAMLLGFGGLMFRYTEGASEDIYKCQVRKVKRDFIDNLWDVSHNMREDDWKSLARQKLRKFEDELNTLAELGLRRFPGQRSWNFVNCFIFCWTVITTIGYGHITPKTPLGRSLTIIYAIIGIPVFLIVLADLGKLFTRSVKFLWAYVRRLYYTRSCRRIRKQQQIRDAMTGINTVYDFAIRRPSKYFGNSGEDNEENNAEADAEAGRSLATSHPETPTSPYPETFEVDDEFNLPISVATLLLVSYMLLGTFCYRILEDWPLLDSFYYMFISMSTIGFGDLVPTNPIYMMVSMIYLIFGLALTSMFINVVQIKLSDHFKHASAKVGATIGMNMASEFGDETGSQAKTPSELASVHGSRLDRIEEDGQEGNGGAASPPPPPPTSILRAPRPLSPVSNASADNVSPPPLLPRRQVSVEPQPQDAVENKKKKKHRFF; encoded by the exons ATGAGTGCCAGCACAAAGATAGATCGCGAAAGTAGCACACACGCTCGTCTGGACAAGGAAATGGAGCAGCCGCAGCGCCAACGTCGTCGCCTTGGACGCAGTCACCGCGAAGCAACGCCCGTCCAGCCGCCGGAACCAGATCCGTATCCACCAGACCCCTCGCCCCAGATGGTGCGCATGCAGATCCGGCCGCCGGGCTCGCTGTCCGCCCACGAGAGCAAGATTTTGCGGCGCCGGGACAAAACCTTTGCCAGTGCCTCGGCACGCAGTCAATCGCAGCCGCGGGAGGCGGAGAAGCTGAGCAGTCCGGATGCTCACCAGTTGATCAAACACCGCAGCTTGTCGTCGCCGCGCCACAAGGAGGAGTCCAGCGAGAGCGAGCTGACCACAGGGAGCAGTAGCCAGCAGCGAGCGGTGGCCGGTTTGGGACAGAAACACGATACCCTCACCCGGCTGGAGCAGAACCTGCAGCGTTTCGAGGACGAACGGCGGCGGTTTGAGGCTGATAAGCGAATCTTTGAGCGGGAGAAGCGGGAGCACAAGCTCCGCAATCGCCAGCAACTGGACAACGAGGAGCGGAAGCGCCTGCTGCAGAGCTACCGCAAGCTGAGCGATCGTATACAGCTCCCGCAGGACGAGGAAGAGCGCCGTCGTCTCATCCACAGCCTGCGCTTGCAGCGCCACGAGGCGCCCAAGGGCCGTGTCCGGAATCGCAGCAGTGGCTACGAGGAGTCATCCACGCAGTTCAGCTCTTCCGATGCCGAGACTGCCGAGGAAGTGCATCGCAGAACCCGAGTGCAGAAAACGCCCCAGGGCTATGTGGCAGCTCCCATTCGAGGGGCTCCTCCACCCCCACCGTCGGCTGTGCCCAAGCCACCGGAGAGGCGCTCCGTGAGCAGGAACAACTCCCTCTCGCCGGTCCGGCCACAAAGGCGCTCCAAGACACCCGAACAGCGGGAGGAGATCATCCGCAAGCTGGAGTATGTGGAGGTGGGCGAGAGCCGAGACGAGGTGGTAAAACCAAGAGCCACGGAGGCGGAGCAGCAGTCGGATTTGATGCGGAAGTACATGGAGGCAGCCGAGCGGGCCGCAAAGGCGGAGGCGGCTTTGGCAGCACAGAGTCTGGCAGTGGAGGGTGTTCGTCGCAGCAACAGCCTACGATTGGCAGAGAAGGAGGAGAAGCCATCAAAGTCCGAAGCGAAACGGAGCTCCAGTCTGGAGAGGCCACTCCGTGCTAACCGATCCGCCAGCCTGGAAAGAAATGCGCCTAAGGAGGAAGTCATACCCACACCCGAAGAGCACGAAGATCCAGAACCAGAGCTGGAAACAGAGGAGAAGGAGGATATACCTAGTGCGCCTGAAGACTACTCCCCGGAAGCAAAGACCAAGCCCACTTTCCTCGAGCGCCTAAAAGGACTCTTCCGGCGCAAAAAGAAGATCCCAAAAGAAGAAGTCATTGTAGATGTGACCACAAAACCACTTCCAGAGAAGCTAGTGTCGAGAGCATTTCTGTACCATCTTCGCCTGGAGGCCAGACACGAGTGGCGGCGCCTCAAGTTGGACTATCCCCAGCGTGTTGAGGAGATGCGTCTGATACGGAACAAGTGCGTCTCCCACTGCATCTGCCTGGCCATGTTGCTGGGATTTGGAGGCCTCATGTTCCGATACACGGAGGGCGCTTCCGAGGACATCTACAAGTGCCAGGTGCGCAAGGTGAAGCGTGATTTCATTGACAATCTCTGGGATGTCAGCCACAACATGAG AGAGGATGACTGGAAGTCCTTGGCACGCCAGAAGTTACGCAAGTTCGAGGATGAACTGAACACGCTGGCCGAGTTGGGACTGAGGCGCTTTCCAGGACAGAGGTCCTGGAACTTTGTCAATTGCTTCATCTTCTGTTGGACCGTAATAACAACAATAG GTTACGGCCACATCACTCCAAAGACGCCCCTGGGCCGATCCCTTACCATCATCTATGCCATCATTGGGATCCCCGTCTTCCTGATTGTCCTCGCCGATTTGGGAAAGCTCTTCACACGCAGCGTCAAGTTCCTGTGGGCCTATGTCCGTCGACTCTATTACACGCGCTCCTGCCGTCGGATCCGGAAGCAACAGCAAATCCGAGATGCGATGACAGGCATCAATACGGTCTACGACTTCGCCATCCGACGTCCCAGCAAGTACTTTGGCAACTCCGGCGAGGATAACGAGGAGAATAACGCAGAGGCGGATGCCGAGGCAGGACGATCCCTGGCCACTTCCCATCCGGAGACACCCACATCACCGTACCCGGAAACTTTCGAGGTGGACGACGAGTTCAACCTGCCCATATCAGTGGCGACCCTGCTGCTCGTCTCATACATGCTGCTGGGCACCTTCTGCTACAGAATTCTGGAGGATTGGCCGCTCTTGGACTCCTTCTATTACATGTTCATCTCGATGTCCACCATCGGCTTCGGCGACTTGGTGCCCACCAACCCGATATACATGATGGTCAGCATGATCTACCTGATCTTTGGCCTGGCCCTGACCTCCATGTTCATCAATGTGGTGCAGATTAAGTTGAGCGACCATTTCAAGCACGCCAGCGCTAAGGTGGGCGCCACCATCGGCATGAACATGGCCAGCGAGTTTGGCGATGAGACCGGCTCCCAGGCGAAGACGCCCTCGGAGCTGGCATCAGTACATGGCTCACGACTAGATCGGATCGAGGAGGATGGTCAGGAGGGAAATGGCGGAGCAGCCAGTCCCCCGCCACCACCTCCCACCTCAATCCTGCGGGCACCGCGTCCGCTGTCTCCGGTCTCCAATGCTTCCGCAGACAATGTCAGTCCACCACCCCTGCTGCCACGTCGTCAGGTGTCCGTGGAGCCTCAGCCGCAGGACGCGGTAGAGaacaagaaaaagaagaagcaCCGATTTTTCTAG
- the LOC108122520 gene encoding trichohyalin isoform X2 gives MSASTKIDRESSTHARLDKEMEQPQRQRRRLGRSHREATPVQPPEPDPYPPDPSPQMVRMQIRPPGSLSAHESKILRRRDKTFASASARSQSQPREAEKLSSPDAHQLIKHRSLSSPRHKEESSESELTTGSSSQQRAVAGLGQKHDTLTRLEQNLQRFEDERRRFEADKRIFEREKREHKLRNRQQLDNEERKRLLQSYRKLSDRIQLPQDEEERRRLIHSLRLQRHEAPKGRVRNRSSGYEESSTQFSSSDAETAEEVHRRTRVQKTPQGYVAAPIRGAPPPPPSAVPKPPERRSVSRNNSLSPVRPQRRSKTPEQREEIIRKLEYVEVGESRDEVVKPRATEAEQQSDLMRKYMEAAERAAKAEAALAAQSLAVEGVRRSNSLRLAEKEEKPSKSEAKRSSSLERPLRANRSASLERNAPKEEVIPTPEEHEDPEPELETEEKEDIPSAPEDYSPEAKTKPTFLERLKGLFRRKKKIPKEEVIVDVTTKPLPEKLVSRAFLYHLRLEARHEWRRLKLDYPQRVEEMRLIRNKCVSHCICLAMLLGFGGLMFRYTEGASEDIYKCQVRKVKRDFIDNLWDVSHNMRG, from the exons ATGAGTGCCAGCACAAAGATAGATCGCGAAAGTAGCACACACGCTCGTCTGGACAAGGAAATGGAGCAGCCGCAGCGCCAACGTCGTCGCCTTGGACGCAGTCACCGCGAAGCAACGCCCGTCCAGCCGCCGGAACCAGATCCGTATCCACCAGACCCCTCGCCCCAGATGGTGCGCATGCAGATCCGGCCGCCGGGCTCGCTGTCCGCCCACGAGAGCAAGATTTTGCGGCGCCGGGACAAAACCTTTGCCAGTGCCTCGGCACGCAGTCAATCGCAGCCGCGGGAGGCGGAGAAGCTGAGCAGTCCGGATGCTCACCAGTTGATCAAACACCGCAGCTTGTCGTCGCCGCGCCACAAGGAGGAGTCCAGCGAGAGCGAGCTGACCACAGGGAGCAGTAGCCAGCAGCGAGCGGTGGCCGGTTTGGGACAGAAACACGATACCCTCACCCGGCTGGAGCAGAACCTGCAGCGTTTCGAGGACGAACGGCGGCGGTTTGAGGCTGATAAGCGAATCTTTGAGCGGGAGAAGCGGGAGCACAAGCTCCGCAATCGCCAGCAACTGGACAACGAGGAGCGGAAGCGCCTGCTGCAGAGCTACCGCAAGCTGAGCGATCGTATACAGCTCCCGCAGGACGAGGAAGAGCGCCGTCGTCTCATCCACAGCCTGCGCTTGCAGCGCCACGAGGCGCCCAAGGGCCGTGTCCGGAATCGCAGCAGTGGCTACGAGGAGTCATCCACGCAGTTCAGCTCTTCCGATGCCGAGACTGCCGAGGAAGTGCATCGCAGAACCCGAGTGCAGAAAACGCCCCAGGGCTATGTGGCAGCTCCCATTCGAGGGGCTCCTCCACCCCCACCGTCGGCTGTGCCCAAGCCACCGGAGAGGCGCTCCGTGAGCAGGAACAACTCCCTCTCGCCGGTCCGGCCACAAAGGCGCTCCAAGACACCCGAACAGCGGGAGGAGATCATCCGCAAGCTGGAGTATGTGGAGGTGGGCGAGAGCCGAGACGAGGTGGTAAAACCAAGAGCCACGGAGGCGGAGCAGCAGTCGGATTTGATGCGGAAGTACATGGAGGCAGCCGAGCGGGCCGCAAAGGCGGAGGCGGCTTTGGCAGCACAGAGTCTGGCAGTGGAGGGTGTTCGTCGCAGCAACAGCCTACGATTGGCAGAGAAGGAGGAGAAGCCATCAAAGTCCGAAGCGAAACGGAGCTCCAGTCTGGAGAGGCCACTCCGTGCTAACCGATCCGCCAGCCTGGAAAGAAATGCGCCTAAGGAGGAAGTCATACCCACACCCGAAGAGCACGAAGATCCAGAACCAGAGCTGGAAACAGAGGAGAAGGAGGATATACCTAGTGCGCCTGAAGACTACTCCCCGGAAGCAAAGACCAAGCCCACTTTCCTCGAGCGCCTAAAAGGACTCTTCCGGCGCAAAAAGAAGATCCCAAAAGAAGAAGTCATTGTAGATGTGACCACAAAACCACTTCCAGAGAAGCTAGTGTCGAGAGCATTTCTGTACCATCTTCGCCTGGAGGCCAGACACGAGTGGCGGCGCCTCAAGTTGGACTATCCCCAGCGTGTTGAGGAGATGCGTCTGATACGGAACAAGTGCGTCTCCCACTGCATCTGCCTGGCCATGTTGCTGGGATTTGGAGGCCTCATGTTCCGATACACGGAGGGCGCTTCCGAGGACATCTACAAGTGCCAGGTGCGCAAGGTGAAGCGTGATTTCATTGACAATCTCTGGGATGTCAGCCACAACATGAG AGGATGA
- the LOC108122417 gene encoding putative leucine-rich repeat-containing protein DDB_G0290503, whose translation MEVPRKATKRSGSPLPSWDQSKKRIENVQREIVIPRQQEDATQIKHRPDVLCLPDKISVSIKRLLKSFVTVHNASVADIKRFGRKVAHNAQKETIVSLHKDVQINELTKQMNSMYVESEEYKDNLAKLQKDYEELETTFSKANQQLLETENHFLNKLKKSKSLYDQLNADLSNQNASHEREMNNMKETNRKLSISIKNDKKNYEAKLAENREKIKQLKTLNNNISEELKSSALEMEKVMLQKQDLESEIREMKSQLDANNKTCAELNISLERLGNEHNDALEKLHVELNNHKLHYVELEMMIDERNKQLEQVNNEINCLKTEAVEKDTAQISLQVYINELEVQREELIKSNDKLAEQLEKLRLKAAEEIKTMKETNEEIIWELRSDIDKHIKAAAEALEDKEKVEKEGLLQISQIQSKLDNLDSECHELRDLKKSLENEMELKTRTWQDQEALQQQQIAELHDQYKLKVTELEGEIQREHELNESLQGVVKEKDIIINDTRKKLRDFVTANKALTNDMKIMKGEMKTIVENVSAAEKRFSDEIKLKQQDLEDFKKSLENEIELRNKNWEEQEMFLQKEFSELNDQYQNKVTEYEREAQLNISLNEVLGEKDKLINENHHKLQDLISEKEALTKDIEIINDDKQKVIDSFSAAEKRFARELETQEKNYKKKIEDLEKAFAQKSADWEKKEQDKDAVIAELTFKINRIGSVCDQSVGKASILKPVHIIKSTPQQKPTPKLQVVKNEAIVRPSTSKRQPIRRKVVIEQHLSDFESDNEESSSQKNRNNVTFKRPRVAANVVANVNVVEEDLFDSLKRSN comes from the exons ATGGAAGTTCCCAGAAAAGCTACAAAGAGATCAGGATCCCCACTGCCATCATGGGATCAGTCGAAGAAGCGTATAGAAAATGTCCAAAGAGAGATCGTAATACCGCGACAACAAGAGGACGCCACACAGATAAAGCACAGGCCGGACGTGTTGTGCCTTCCAGACAAAATCTCGGTCAGCATTAAAAGGTTGCTTAAATCCTTCGTCACGGTTCATAACGCCTCTGTGGCAGATATTAAGAGATTTGGGAGGAAGGTGGCCCACAATGCACAAAAGGAAACAATAGTCTCTTTGCATAAAGATGTGCAAATAAATGAGCTGACAAAACA GATGAACTCCATGTACGTGGAATCGGAGGAATATAAAGATAATCTTGCTAAGTTGCAAAAGGATTACGAAGAACTGGAGACAACCTTTAGTAAAGCTAACCAACAGCTCCTAGAAACCGAAAATCACTTCCTTAACAAgcttaaaaaatcaaaatcactTTATGATCAGCTTAACGCTGATCTTAGCAATCAGAATGCTTCACACGAACGAGAg ATGAACAATATGAAAGAGACCAATCGAAAACTCTccatttcaataaaaaatgataAGAAAAATTACGAGGCGAAACTTGCCGAAAATCGAGAGAAAATAAAGCAACTTAAGACTCTAAATAACAACATATCTGAGGAACTAAAAAGTTCTGCATTGGAGATGGAAAAAGTAATGCTACAGAAACAGGATTTAGAG AGCGAAATAAGGGAAATGAAATCCCAACTTGATGCCAATAATAAAACTTGTGCTGAGCTGAACATATCCTTGGAAAGACTCGGAAACGAACATAATGATGCTTTAGAGAAGCTTCACGTCGAGTTGAACAATCACAAATTACACTATGTAGAATTAGAAATGATGATTGACGAAAGAAACAAACAGTTGGAACAAGTcaataatgaaattaattgtttaaaaacagaAGCTGTAGAAAAAGATACGGCGCAAATTTCGCTACAAGTCTATATTAATGAACTTGAGGTGCAGAGGGAGGAGCTAATCAAGAGCAATgataaattggcagagcaaTTAGAAAAACTTAGATTAAAAGCAGCGGAGGAGATAAAAACTATGAAAGAAACCAATGAG gAAATTATTTGGGAGCTCCGATCTGATATAGATAAGCACATAAAAGCTGCTGCCGAGGCACTCGAGGATAAAGAAAAGGTCGAAAAAGAGGGATTACTACAGATTTCTCAAATTCAAAGCAAGCTGGACAATCTAGATAGCGAATGCCATGAACTAAGGGATTTGAAGAAGTCCCTGGAGAACGAAATGGAACTGAAAACTAGGACCTGGCAAGATCAGGAAGCTTTGCAGCAACAACAGATTGCTGAGCTTCATGATCAATACAAACTTAAAGTTACAGAATTAGAAGGCGAAATACAACGTGAACATGAGCTAAATGAATCTCTGCAAGGAGTCGTCAAAGAAAAGGATATTATAATCAATGATACCCGTAAAAAATTACGAGACTTTGTTACGGCGAATAAAGCTCTTACAAATGATATGAAAATCATGAAAGGTGAAATGAAAACGATTGTTGAAAATGTTTCCGCTGCCGAGAAAAGATTTTCAGACGAAATAAAGTTGAAACAGCAAGATCTTGAG GATTTTAAAAAGTCTCTTGAGAATGAAATTGAACTCAGAAACAAAAACTGGGAAGAGCAGGAAATGTTTCTGCAAAAAGAGTTTTCTGAGCTTAATGATCAGTACCAAAATAAAGTAACTGAGTATGAGAGAGAAGCTCAACTTAATATATCTCTGAATGAAGTACTTGGTGAAAAAGATAAACTAATCAATGAAAACCATCATAAATTACAAGATTTGATTTCTGAGAAAGAAGCTCTAACAAAAGATATAGAAATTATAAATGACGACAAGCAGAAAGTCATTGATAGTTTCTCGGCAGCAGAGAAAAGATTTGCAAGGGAATTAGAGACGCAAGAGAAAAACTATAAG AAAAAAATTGAGGATTTGGAGAAAGCATTTGCACAGAAGAGCGCCGACTGGGAGAAAAAAGAACAAGATAAAGAT GCTGTTATAGCAGAGcttacatttaaaattaatcgtATTGGGAGCGTATGCGATCAATCTGTTGGAAAGGCGTCCATCCTGAAACCAGTACATATTATTAAATCAACGCCACAACAGAAACCAACTCCAAAGCTCCAAGTTGTGAAAAATGAAGCTATTGTTCGCCCGAGCACTTCCAAAAGGCAGCCTATTCGGCGCAAAGTTGTTATCGAACAACATCTTTCCGATTTCGAAAGTGACAATGAGGAATCA AGTTctcaaaaaaacagaaataatGTTACTTTCAAACGTCCACGTGTGGCTGCTAACGTGGTAGCTAACGTTAACGTGGTAGAGGAAGACCTGTTCGATAGCTTGAAGAGGTCAAATTAG